The Prunus persica cultivar Lovell chromosome G8, Prunus_persica_NCBIv2, whole genome shotgun sequence genome includes a region encoding these proteins:
- the LOC18768151 gene encoding uncharacterized protein LOC18768151, producing the protein MGRSRRKYKQSRTKVRVALPKRKPNVFKAAFCLPPKLRALLEQQGPSSASWDAEGTVIENYKSFGFVSNPNLLGVRSRTSHMIESDSLQVPPPPPSGDEPVDGSDVEEDDLRSSLGKKRRDGKSAPLQPLTAMQRVYIGRLIEKYGDDYQGMFMDTKLNAMQHSVATLEKLCKRYHVHKDKNPLLIR; encoded by the exons atggGAAGGTCACGAAGAAAGTACAAGCAATCGAGGACGAAGGTCCGCGTGGCGCTGCCGAAGAGGAAGCCCAACGTCTTCAAGGCAGCCTTCTGTCTACCTCCGAAGCTTCGCGCCTTACTGGAACAACAAGGCCCATCCTCTGCCTCATGGGACGCCGAGGGCACTGTTATCGAAAACTATAAGTCCTTCGGCTTCGTTTCTAACCCTAACTTGCTCGGCGTCCGCTCTCGAACCTCTCACATGATCGAAAGCGATTCTCTCCAGGTCCCTCCTCCGCCTCCTTCGGGAGATGAGCCCGTCGACGGTAGCGACGTCGAAGAAGACG ATTTGAGATCTAGTCTAGGGAAAAAGCGGAGAGATGGAAAATCTGCACCACTGCAACCATTAACGGCCATGCAACGCGTTTATATTGGTCGGCTCATTGAGAAGTATGGAGACGACTATCAG GGAATGTTCATGGATACAAAACTAAATGCAATGCAGCATTCTGTTGCAACTTTGGAGAAACTATGCAAAAGGTATCACGTGCATAAAGATAAAAATCCCTTATTGATCCGTTGA
- the LOC18767348 gene encoding probable E3 ubiquitin-protein ligase BAH1-like 1, whose product MKFCKKYQEYMQGQEKKLPGVGFKKLKKILKKCRREDTHEVHDVRTCPDHCPVCDGSFFPALLKEMSAVVGFFNKRAQKLLDLHLASGFRKYFFWFKGKLRGNHVGLIEEGKDLVTYALINAIAIRKILKKYDKIHYSTQGQAFKSQAQSMHIGILQSPWLCELMAFHINLRETKTKSRKTPALFEGCSLKINDGKPSLACELFDSVKLDVDLTCSICLDTVFDPVALTCGHIFCFMCACSAASVTIVDGLKAAEPKEKCPLCRETRVYEGAVHLEELSMLLSRSCHEYWEQRLQTERIERIRQAKQHWESQCRAFMGV is encoded by the exons ATGAAGTTCTGCAAGAAATACCAGGAGTACATGCAAGGCCAGGAGAAGAAGCTACCTGGGGTTGGCTTcaagaagctgaagaagatcTTGAAGAAATGCCGCAGGGAGGACACTCATGAGGTCCATGACGTTCGAACATGCCCTGACCATTGCCCAG TGTGTGATGGGAGCTTTTTCCCTGCCCTTCTCAAGGAGATGTCTGCAGTGGTAGGCTTCTTTAATAAGCGTGCCCAGAAATTGCTTGACCTGCATCTGGCTTCTGGCTTTCGTAAGTACTTCTTTTGGTTCAAAGGCAAACTTCGAGGGAACCATGTTGGCTTAATTGAAGAAGGCAAGGACCTTGTTACTTATGCACTGATCAACGCCATTGCCATTCGAAAAATACTAAAGAAATATGATAAG ATTCATTACTCAACGCAAGGACAGGCCTTTAAATCGCAAGCTCAAAGTATGCACATTGGAATCCTTCAGAGTCCATGGCTTTGTGAGCTTATGGCTTTTCACATCAATTTAAGGGAAACCAAGACCAAGTCAAGGAAGACACCAGCCTTGTTTGAGGGATGCTCCCTCAAAATCAATGATGGGAAACCATCTCTCGCCTGCGAGCTCTTTGATTCTGTCAAGCTTGATGTTGACTTGACATGTTCTATATGCTTG GACACAGTTTTTGATCCAGTTGCTCTCACATGTGGTCATATATTCTGCTTTATGTGCGCTTGCTCGGCTGCATCAGTGACTATTGTCGATGGATTAAAGGCTGCAGAGCCTAAAGAAAAATGCCCTCTATGCCGAGAG ACAAGAGTGTATGAGGGTGCTGTACACTTAGAAGAGCTTAGCATGTTACTTAGCAGAAG CTGCCATGAATACTGGGAGCAGAGGCTCCAGACAGAAAGGATAGAGAGGATTCGGCAAGCAAAGCAGCACTGGGAATCCCAGTGTCGGGCGTTCATGGGGGTTTAA
- the LOC109950738 gene encoding uncharacterized protein LOC109950738, which translates to MLRPPPHQTAARGRKKTHLTAASESPSLSLPPRGSTTPRVIDHHLQGSTSTSPSLSSSHHRLQGSSSASSSLSSSLSLPQRSSTITGQIIVFEFHDVDEVGCEASKHLAMDDNQFMVVMSKTSVTQSNTMIPKTSVEKIQLDKLCTSCEPFFPPPPNVKKKLSTVRFGMFTLRISRKICLGEWGSKKWRVEIKNELAHRCRTTIGREWLTFVRENQLLVGDHVVFRVLPSTMGLVLVGVYRHNPATPPRASSSVRPHEDQDLSEVVQKLNDVIKLRNEELEAKEETIRKLRNEELEAKEETIRKLSERLLSELGERLLLEQRISGLVKSQADKNDFLEKKIQQEFAVAHSTLAIMNSEIASLESNLKDIDRNHQLILRTQWDQLAELEVVVKEEQLMRERLFNTIEGSHQLIANDPTENVASRGEDQEPATLPSRPDTL; encoded by the exons ATGCTTCGACCACCACCACATCAGACTGCTGCTCGAGGGCGCAAGAAGACACATCTGACTGCCGCCTCCGAgagtccctctctctctctcccaccaCGAGGGTCAACGACACCTCGGGTAATCGACCACCACCTCCAAGGGTCGACATccacctctccctctctcagcTCCTCTCACCACCGCCTCCAAGGGTCGAGTTCTGCCTCTTCCTCCCTCAGCTCCTCGCTCTCTCTCCCACAACGAAGCTCAACCATCACCGGTCAG ATCATCGTCTTTGAGTTCCACGACGTAGATGAAGTGGGTTGTGAAGCCAGTAAACATCTAGCCATGGATGATAATCAGTTCATGGTTGTGATGAGTAAGACATCGGTCACACAAAGCAACACG ATGATACCTAAAACATCTGTGGAAAAGATTCAACTTGACAAACTTTGTACAAGTTGCGAACCGTTTTTCCCTCCACCTCCTaatgtaaaaaaaaagttgagtaCTGTAAGATTTGGAATGTTCACCCTCAGAATCAGTAGAAAAATATGCCTGGGTGAATGGGGGAGTAAAAAATGGCGagtagaaattaaaaatgaattagCACACCGGTGTAGAACAACTATAGGTAGGGAGTGGCTCACTTTTGTGAGAGAGAACCAACTTCTAGTTGGTGACCATGTTGTTTTCCGGGTCCTTCCCTCCACTATGGGGTTGGTGCTGGTTGGCGTTTATCGCCACAACCCAGCTACTCCTCCCCGTGCTTCCTCCAGTGTTCGTCCACATGAGGACCAAGACCTGTCGGAG GTGGTCCAGAAGCTTAACGATGTGATAAAGCTTCGTAATGAGGAGTTGGAAGCGAAGGAGGAAACTATAAGGAAACTTCGTAATGAGGAGTTGGAAGCGAAGGAGGAAACTATAAGGAAACTAAGTGAAAGATTGTTATCGGAACTAGGTGAAAGATTGTTATTGGAGCAAAGGATTTCTGGACTTGTGAAAAGTCAAGCCGATAAG AATGATTTtctagagaaaaaaattcagcAAGAATTCGCTGTTGCTCATTCAACTCTTGCCATCATGAACTCTGAGATTGCTTCATTGGAAAGTAACTTAAAG GACATCGATAGAAACCATCAACTCATCTTGAGGACGCAGTGGGATCAATTAGCTGAGTTGGAAGTGGTTGTCAAAGAGGAACAACTCATGAGGGAGCGCTTATTTAATACTATAGAAG gttcgcatcAATTGATTGCTAATGATCCAACCGAAAATGTTGCTTCAAGAGGTGAAGATCAAGAACCTGCAACTTTGCCCTCAAGGCCTGATACATTGTGA
- the LOC18768033 gene encoding universal stress protein PHOS34: MATTGEKQVMVIGADESEQSTYALEWTLDHFFAPFGPTSPFKLVIVHAKSMPSSVVGLAGPGAAEVLPIVDADLKRMAARVADKAKQLCATKSVTDVTVELVEGDARNVLCDAVDRHHASVLVVGSHGYGAIKRAVLGSVSDYCAHHAHCSVMIVKKPKTKH, translated from the exons ATGGCGACGACTGGAGAGAAGCAAGTGATGGTGATCGGGGCCGACGAGAGCGAGCAGAGCACTTATGCTCTGGAATGGACTCTGGACCATTTCTTCGCGCCCTTCGGTCCCACGTCTCCGTTCAAGCTCGTCATCGTCCACGCCAAGTCCATGCCTTCCTCCGTCGTTGGCCTCGCCGGCCCTG GAGCGGCGGAGGTTTTGCCAATTGTGGATGCTGATTTGAAGAGGATGGCTGCCCGCGTTGCTGACAAGGCTAAGCAACTTTGCGCTACCAAATcg GTGACTGATGTCACTGTGGAGTTGGTGGAAGGAGATGCTAGGAATGTTCTCTGTGACGCTGTTGACAGGCACCATGCATCCGTCTTGGTTGTCGGTAGTCATGGCTATGGAGCCATAAAAAG GGCGGTTCTTGGAAGCGTAAGTGACTATTGTGCTCATCACGCTCACTGCAGCGTGATGATTGTGAAGAAGCctaaaacaaaacattga
- the LOC18767284 gene encoding glutathione S-transferase F13 has product MVLKLHGFPVSPSTARVEACLHEKTLDFEFVPVNILGLENKQPSFLAKNPFGQIPAFEDGDVTLFGKHENLKEAALVKVWMEVESQQYHPAICPIVYEFFGKPVVGCKPDQTVIDASLEKLKKVLDMYETRLSSNKYLAGDFYSLADLHHFAYTFYFMKTPWSSLINDRPHVKAWWEDISARPASVKVAEGMNFGEVEIK; this is encoded by the exons ATGGTGCTCAAGCTGCATGGATTTCCTGTATCTCCCAGCACGGCTCGCGTAGAGGCTTGTCTCCATGAAAAAACTCTCGACTTCGAGTTCGTCCCGGTTAATATTTTGGGCCTTGAAAACAAGCAGCCTTCTTTTCTTGCCAAGAAt CCCTTTGGCCAGATTCCAGCATTTGAAGATGGTGACGTCACACTATTTGGTAA GCACGAAAACTTGAAAGAAGCTGCATTGGTGAAGGTATGGATGGAAGTGGAATCTCAACAATACCACCCAGCAATCTGCCCCATTGTGTATGAGTTTTTCGGGAAGCCTGTGGTGGGCTGTAAGCCCGATCAAACAGTAATCGATGCGAGCTTAGAGAAGCTCAAGAAGGTGCTCGACATGTACGAGACCAGGCTGAGCAGCAACAAGTACCTTGCTGGTGATTTCTATAGCCTGGCTGACCTTCACCACTTCGCTTACACTTTTTATTTCATGAAGACTCCTTGGTCTTCATTGATAAACGATCGTCCTCATGTTAAGGCGTGGTGGGAGGACATTTCAGCTAGGCCTGCCTCTGTCAAAGTGGCTGAGGGCATGAATTTTGGTGAAGTTGAAATTAAATGA